The following coding sequences lie in one Thermosulfuriphilus ammonigenes genomic window:
- a CDS encoding Coenzyme F420 hydrogenase/dehydrogenase, beta subunit C-terminal domain, with product MAKAVRLEEGVVSLLRDLMEAGIIEAVVTLRSVPQERSVVWSLVPLPEALSSVHPWFPSMPQNGAKVVSRLSKQMDNSSRLGVVLRPCEIRALRELAKLGQTNLDCLFIIGLECLGVFPLERIFSEETEIFQVERDYLEHLRAGEDIPGIRAICRACENPLPDLADLGVWARGQASPLLLAHSPKGARALETMFSPLEEVEIPAASYEILSRRGEEAQRMRQRIKETIRGFEGLTEIFGPCIGCHNCRSVCPLCYCRDCFFTSACFDYPPEVYLHRLQHRRTTRLPLDSLLFHLGRMTHMAGSCVACGMCEDVCPAAIPIAQIFKTIGAEIQQLFGYEPGKRLDEPMPLVTFRTDEFQDIGG from the coding sequence ATGGCCAAAGCCGTTAGGTTAGAGGAAGGAGTAGTCAGTCTCCTTCGAGATCTTATGGAGGCAGGGATAATAGAGGCCGTGGTGACTCTGAGATCTGTGCCTCAAGAGAGATCCGTAGTTTGGTCCCTAGTACCCCTCCCTGAAGCCCTCTCCTCGGTGCATCCCTGGTTCCCTTCCATGCCTCAAAATGGGGCGAAGGTAGTTTCGCGGCTTAGCAAGCAGATGGATAATTCTTCCCGCCTGGGTGTGGTTTTAAGACCCTGTGAAATCCGGGCTCTCAGGGAGCTGGCCAAGCTGGGTCAGACCAATCTGGATTGTCTCTTTATCATAGGCCTGGAGTGTCTAGGAGTCTTTCCCCTGGAAAGGATTTTTTCCGAAGAGACAGAGATCTTCCAGGTAGAAAGAGACTACCTTGAACATCTTCGGGCCGGTGAAGATATCCCCGGTATTCGGGCCATTTGTCGGGCCTGTGAAAACCCTTTGCCTGATCTGGCTGACCTCGGAGTTTGGGCTCGGGGACAGGCCTCTCCCCTGCTACTGGCCCACAGTCCCAAAGGGGCCCGGGCCCTTGAAACCATGTTTTCGCCCCTAGAAGAGGTCGAAATTCCGGCCGCCTCTTACGAGATTCTTTCCCGACGTGGTGAAGAGGCCCAGCGAATGCGCCAAAGGATTAAAGAGACCATAAGGGGTTTTGAAGGCCTCACAGAGATCTTTGGCCCCTGTATTGGATGTCACAATTGTCGATCTGTCTGCCCTCTTTGTTACTGTCGGGATTGCTTTTTTACCTCGGCCTGTTTTGATTATCCACCGGAGGTCTATCTCCATCGACTTCAGCACCGTCGAACCACCCGCCTGCCTCTGGACAGCTTACTCTTTCACCTGGGTCGAATGACCCACATGGCTGGATCCTGTGTGGCCTGTGGCATGTGCGAGGATGTCTGCCCGGCAGCTATCCCCATAGCCCAGATCTTTAAAACCATAGGGGCCGAAATCCAACAGCTCTTTGGATATGAACCGGGCAAAAGGCTCGATGAGCCCATGCCACTAGTGACCTTCCGGACCGATGAGTTTCAGGATATCGGAGGCTGA